Genomic DNA from Streptomyces diastaticus subsp. diastaticus:
AGGAGGCCCGCGCCGCCACCCGGGCGGAACTCGACGAGGCCCGCTCGGTCCGCGACATCATGCTCGTCGTGGTCCTGGTCTTCTTCGTCCTGGCCGTCGTCGTCCTCGCACTGCTCCTGCACCGGATGGTCGGTCGCCCGCTGAACCGGATGCTGGTCGCCTCCGAACGCGTCCGTGAGGGCGATTTCGACCGCCGCATCGAGGTCGGCGGACCCTCCGACCTGGCGGCGGTCGGTGGTGCCGTCGAGGCGATGCGCCGCCGCCTGGTCGACGAACTCGTCGCCGGCCGGGGCCGCGAGGCCCTGCTCTCCGGCCAGGCCGACGAGCTGCGCCGCTCCAACGCCGAGCTGGAGCAGTTCGCCTACGTCGCCTCGCACGACCTCCAGGAGCCCTTGCGCAAGGTCGCCTCCTTCTGCCAGCTGCTGGAGAAGCGGTACAGCGCGCAACTGGACGACCGCGGCCGCCAGTACATCGACTTCGCGGTCGACGGGGCCAAGCGTATGCAGGTCCTCATCAACGACCTGCTCACCTTCTCGCGCGTCGGCCGGGTCGGCGACGCCTGGCAGCAGACCTCGCTCGACGGCGCGCTGGACCGCGCGCTGGGCAACCTCGAACTCGCCATCGAGGAGAACGGCGCGCTCGTCGTGCGCGACGCGCCGCTGCCGGAGGTCAGCGGAGACCCCACCACGCTGGCGATGCTCTGGCAGAACCTCATCGGCAACGCCCTGAAGTTCCGGCGCCCGGACGTGCCCAGCCGGATCGTCGTCGACTGCGTCCGCGAGGACGACGACACCTGGCACCTGTCGGTCACCGACAACGGCATCGGCATCGCGCCGGAGTTCTCCGAGAAGGTCTTCGTGATCTTCCAGCGGCTGCACGCCAAGGACGCCTACGGCGGGACCGGCATCGGCCTCGCCCTCTGCCGCAAGATCGTCGAGTTCCACGGGGGCCGGATCTGGCTGGAGCCGGTCACCGGCGCCGGCGAGGACGGGGACGCGGGCACCGCACAGGGCACCCGTGTCCACTTCACCCTGCCCGCGACCGCGACCGGCTCGCGGTCCGACCTGCTCACCCCCGCCACCACCAGCCTCCCGGGAGACGGCCAGTGACCACCCCCGCCCAGCCCATCGAAGTCCTGCTCGTCGAGGACGACCCCGGCGACGAGCTCATGACGCGCGAGGCGTTCGAGGACAACAAGATCCGCAACACCCTCCACGTCGTGCGCGACGGGGAGGAGGCCCTCGACTTCCTCTACCGCCGCGGCGCGTACCCCGAGGCCCCTCGCCCGGACCTGATCCTGCTCGACCTCAACCTGCCCAAGTACGACGGCCGGCAGGTCCTCGCGCAGATCAAGGCCGACGCGGAACTGGCCCTCATCCCGGTCGTGGTGCTCACCACCTCGTCCGCCGAGGAGGACATCCTGCGCAGCTACAAGCTGCACGCCAACGCGTACGTGACCAAGCCGGTCGACCTGGACCAGTTCATCGCGGCGGTCAAGCAGATCGACGACTTCTTCGTCACGGTGGTACGGCTCCCGGGGCGGTCCTGATCCGTTCCGCCGGTGGGTGACACCTTTCACGGCGGAAGGAGACATACCCGTGGATCCGCTGGGCACAAGCGGATGGAGGAGAACCCAGAGCTTCTCACCGGGTGCACGGGCAGGAGCAGATGAACGAACAGGTCACCATGGACACGGGCTTTCCCTTCGCCGCGGCGGACTCCGTCGAACCGCTGCGGCAGGCAGTCGAGTTCGACGGGGAGCCGGGCTGCATAGCGCGGGCCCGCCACGTCGCGAGCCGCTTCCTCCAGCAGCTCCAGGCCGAATGGCTGGCCGTCCCGCGGCCCCGTCTCGGCGACGACCTGCTGCTCGTCGTCAGTGAGCTGGTCACCAACGCCGAGCGGCACAGCCACGGACCGTACGTCCTGGAGCTGGAGGGCACCGACACCCACCTGTCGGTGAGCGTCTACGACAGCAGCTCGGCCCTGCCGCGCTGGTACGAGCCGGACCCGACGCGGCTCGGCGGCCACGGGCTGGAGATCGTCCGGGCCGTCGCCGACCGCGTCACCGCCGAGCGGGTGCCGGTCGGCAAGCGCGTCACCGCCGCCTTCGCCCTGCCGCCCCGGGCCGCCGTCTGACCCGACCGGACCTCCCGCGACCGACCACGGCGCGAGGTCCACCGGGGGAAGCGTGAAGAAACGGGGGAAGTCGCTTGTTGTCAGCACCTGACGCTCGCTCATGTCGTGGGGCCCCGCGCCGCGCCCTTCTGGCCGCGGTGCGTACGGCTCCGGTGCGCATCGTCCACGACCACCGGCCCAGGGCCGGTTGATCAGAGAGGTTGTCGTGTCCTCAGCCCAGTCCTCCCCCCGTCCCGCGGACCGCTCCCTGCAGATTCGGCAGCGCCCCGAAGGCGGCGGCATCGTCGTGTCGCTCGGCGGCGATCTCGACCTGGAGAACATCACCCCGCTCGGCCCCGCCCTCAGCGACGCCGCGGCCTCGGTGTCCGGCCCCGTCGTCGTGGACCTCTCCGGCGTCGGCTTCGCCGACTCCAGCACGGTCAACGTCTTCCTCCAGGCGTACGGCGCCATAGGGCCCCGCCTGCGGTTCGCCGCGCTCTCCCCCTTCGTCGAGCGGCTCTTCGGGCTCATCGGACTCCAGAGCGCCCTGCCGGTGCACGAGACGGTGGCCGAGGCGCTCGCGGCCCCGCTGCCCGCCCCCGACGGCGACCGCGCCCCCTGACGGCGGCGGCCGGGGAGCCCGCCGCGGCGCTTCCCGGCCCCACCGCGCGTGCCGTCGCCGTCAGCCCAGCAGCACCGCCACCGCCACCAGCGCCGGTACCGCCAGCACCGTGGAGAGCAGCACCGCCTCCCGGGCCAGCCGGACGCCGGTGTCGTAGCGGGAGGCGTAGGTGAAGAGGTTCTGCGCGGCGGGGAGGGCGCTGGTGACGACCACGGCCAGCAGCGCCGGGCCCGCCAGCCCGAAGACGCCCGCGCCCACCGCCCACGCCGCAACCGGCTGGCCGGCCGTCTTCAGCCCGACCGCGAGCAGGACCTGCCCCCGCTCCGGGCCCCGGGCGGGCAGCGTGGCACCCCGCAGCGAGATCCCGAAGGCCAGCAGCACCGCCGGGACCGCCATCGCCCCCATCAGCTCCACCGGGTCGAGCACGGGAGCGGGCACCCGTATCCCCGCGGCGGCCACGGCGACACCGGCCAGCGAGCCGAGCACCACCGGGTTGCGCAGCGGCGCCGTGACCACCGCCAGCGGCGAGGTGCGGGCCCCGGGCCGGGAGAGGTCGATGACGGTGAGCGCCAGCGGGGAGACGACCAGCAACTGGAAGAGGAGGACCGGCGCGATCAGCGTGGCGTCGCCGAGCACGTAGACCGCGATGGGGATGCCGAGGTTGCCGGCGTTGACGTAACCGGCGCACAGGGCTCCGATGGTGGTCGGCCCGGTACCCCAATGGCGTAGCGCCCCCACCACGATGTAGACGCCCGCCACCAGCAGCGTCGAGACGGCGGTGACCAGCAGGGCGGGGGAGGTCAGGGCACCGAGGTCGGCCTGGGCCAGGGTGGTGAAGAGCAGCGCCGGGGAGGCGACATGGAAGGCCAGCCGGGTCAGCACGGGCCCGCCCTGCTCCCCGAGGACGTGGGTCCGCCCGACCAGGTAGCCCACCGCGATCAGGGCGCCGATGACCGCGAACCCTTCCAGCACCCCGGTCACCGCGGGCTCCGGGGCCGGGGGCGGCGACAGGGCCCCGCGCGCCCGGCGCGTCCCTCGCGCGGGGCCTCGCGAGGACCGGCTATGTCCGAGGGGTCGCCGCTCACCGGCTGGTCGGGATCGTGTCGCACATGACCCGCACCCTAAGGATCATGGAACCCGGTGGGCAAGCCCGCCCCGCGCCCGCCGCCCGGCCCGCCCGACCAACGATCCGAGGAGTCCTGACCGCCATGACCGGACCGATCCCGCCCCTCGCCCCGACCGTCCGGCTGCGTCACGGCGCCCAGATGCCGCGCCTCGGCTTCGGCACCTACCCGCTGGACGACACCGAGGCCGAGCACGCCGTCGCCACCGCCGTCGAGAACGGCTACCGCCTCATCGACACCGCCGCGCTCTACGGCAACGAGATCGGCGTCGGCAGGGGTATGCGTGGCGGGGGCGTCGCCCGCGACGAACTCTTCGTCACCAGCAAGCTCACCAAGGGGCAGCAGGGCGCCGGCACCCGCCGCGCCGTCGAGGAGAGCTGCGCCCGGCTGGGCACCGACCATCTCGACCTGTACCTCATCCACTGGCCCGACCCCGTCCAGGACGCCTACGTGGAGACCTTCCGGACCCTGGCCGACCTGATGGGGGAGGGGACGCTGAAGGCGGTCGGTGTCTCCAACTTCAAGCCCCACCACCTCGACCGGGTCATCGAGACCACCGGCGTGGTGCCCGATGTCAACCAGATCCAGCTCAGCCCGTACCACACGCGGGACGCCGCCCGGGCGCACCACGAGAAGCTGGGCATCGTCACCGAGGCGTGGAGCCCGCTCGGCCGGGACGGCACGGTCTTCGCCGAGGAGCCCGTCCGCCGGGCCGCCGAGCGGCACGGGCGCACCCCGGCGCAGATCGTGCTGCGCTGGCACGTGCAGCAGGGGATCGTGCCGGTGCCCAAGTCCGGCCACTCCGAGCGGATGCGGGAGAACCTGGACGTCTTCGGCTTCGAGCTGACCGAGGCGGAACTGGACGAGATCTCCGGGCTCGACCGGGGTGAGGCCTCCGCCGACGACTCGGACGTCATCGCGCACTGAGCCGGGCGCGCGGCGGGCCGGGCACGGCCTACGGGGCCGCCGGTCAGACGGCCGGTACCCGGGCTTAGGATCGGCTTCCGCATGGACCCGATCACTCCCGGGGCGTTCGCCCTGCTCGCCGCGGCCGCCCTGCTCGTCGGCTTCTCCAAGACCTCGGTCAGCGGCGCCAACACCATCAGCCTCGCCGTCTTCGCCGCCGTGCTGCCCGCCAAGGAATCGACCGGCGTCCTGCTGCCGCTGCTCATCGTCGGCGACGTCTGCGCGGTCCTCGTCTACCGGCGCCACGCCCACTGGCCCACGCTCTGGCGGCTCTTCCCGGCGGTCGCCGCCGGAGTGCTGGCCGGCACCACCTTCCTGGCCGTCGCCGACGACGGAGCGGTCCGCACCTCGATCGGCGCGATCCTGCTGGTGATGTCCGCCCTGACGTACTGGCGCCGCAGGCAGGCCGCCCGGCCCCGCGCGGCCCCGGCGCCGGCCGCCCCCGAGCCGGCGGCGCCGGAGGCGGCCGGCGTGGCGGCCGGGAGCGCCGCGCCCGGCACGGGGGAGGCCCCCGGGACCGGGCGTGGTGCCCGCCTGAAGGCCCGTACCTACGGTGTCCTGGGCGGCTTCACCACCATGGTCGCCAACGCCGGCGGCCCGGTGATGTCGCTCTACCTGCTCTCCGCGGGCTTCCGCAAGCTCGGCTTCCTGGGGACGTCCGCATGGTTCTTCCTCATCGTCAACACCTCCAAGGTGCCGTTCAGCGTCGGCCTCGGACTCATCGACGGGCCGTCCCTGCTGCTCGACGCCGTGCTGGTGCTCCTCGTCGTCCCCGGCGCCCTGCTCGGCCGCGCCCTGGCCCACCGGATCAACCAGGTGCTCTTCGAGCGGCTGGTCCTGGCCGCCACGGTGGCCGGCGGCGTCCAGCTCCTCCTGCTGGGCTGAGTGAGGAGGCTTCAGCGGGACAGCGCGGCCGTGCGCGCCGTGCCGGTGGGCTTCGTGAGGTCGCGTACCGCGTGGAAACCGGTGAAGGGACCGTCCGACAGGTGGACCGCCGCCACCGCGTCGAGCGCGCCGCCGAGCCCGAGGACCAGCGCCGGGGCGCCGTCGGCCACTGGCCGGCCGCGGGGCGTCCGCGGTGATCCCGGCGACCCCGCCCAGCCCTGCGGCGAGCAGCCGGGCCACCTTGCCTGCGCCCACGACCGGCCGCGGCGCCGCCTGCTTCGCACCGCCGCGCCGGAGGGCGGCCTTGACCTCAACTCGAGTGCAGGTCCTACCTTCGCGGTCATGAGCATGGAGACCACGGCATGGACGCAGCTCTACAGCGTCCTCCACGCCGATCAGGACCGCCGCCCCTTCGCCCGCGCCACCGTGCGCCGCATCGCCGCGTTCGCCCGCCCGCACCGCGTCCGGATCGCCTGGTTCGTGGTGCTCAGTGTCGCCACCGCACTGCTCGCCGTCGCCACGCCCGTCCTCGCCGGGCAGGTCGTCAACACCCTGGTCTCCGGCTCCGACCCCTCCCTGGTCACCCGGCTCGCCCTGCTCATCGCCGCCATCGCCGTGGCCGAGGCCGGCCTCGGCATGGTGGCCAGGGGCCTGAGCGCCCGCCTCGGAGAGGGGCTCATCCTCGACCTGCGCACCGCCGTCTTCGACCACGTCCAGCGGATGCCGGTCGCCTTCTTCACCCGCACCCGCACCGGCGCCCTGGTCAGCCGCCTCAACAACGACGTCATCGGCGCCCAGCGCGCCTTCAGCGACACCCTCTCCGGGATCGTCTCCAACGTCGTCACGCTGGTCCTCGCCTTCGCCGTGATGGTCGGCCTGTCCTGGCAGGTGACCCTGCTCGCCCTCGCGCTGCTCCCCGCCTTCGTCCTCCCGGCCCGCCGCACCGGCCGCCGCATGGCCGCGCTGCGACGCGAGGCCGCCGAGCACAACTCCGCCATGGGCACCCGGATGACCGAGCGGTTCTCCGCACCCGGCGCCACCCTCGTCAAGCTCTTCGGCCGGCCCGCCGACGAGTCCGCCGAGTTCGCCGCCCGGGCCCGCCGCGTCCGCGACATCGGCGTGCGCACGGCGATCGCCGAGTACACCTTCATCACCTCCCTGACGCTGGTCTCCGCCCTCGCGCTCGCCCTCGTCTACGGCCTCGGCGGCCGCCTCGCGCTGAGCGGCGCCCTCGAACCGGGCGCCGTCGTCTCCCTCGCCCTCCTGCTGACCCGCCTGTACGCCCCGCTGACGGCCCTCGCCGGGGCCCGGCTGGAGGTGATGACCGCCCTGGTCAGCTTCGAGCGGGTCTTCGAGGTCCTCGACCTGAAGCCGCTCATCGCCGAACCCGAGCAGCCCCGTCCGCTGCCCGAAGGCCCCCTCTCCGTCACCTTCGAGGACGTCACCTTCGCCTACCCGGCCGCCGACAGGGTCTCGCTGGCCTCCCTGGAGGAGGTCGCCGCCCTCGACGGCCGGGAGGAAACCGAGGTCCTGCACGGTGTCAGCTTCCGCGCCGAACCCGGGCAGACCGTCGCCCTGGTCGGCTCCTCGGGCGCCGGCAAGTCCACCATCGCCGCCCTGCTTCCCCGCCTCTACGACACCGACGCGGGCACCGTCCGGATCGGTGGCCAGGACGTCCGGGACCTCGGCGCGGACACCCTGCGCGACACGCTCGGCATGGTCACCCAGGACGGTCACCTCTTCCACGAGTCGGTCCGCGCCAATCTGCTTCTCGCCCGCCCCGCCGCCACCGAGGACGAACTCTGGGACGCGCTGCGGCGGGCCCGCCTCGACGGCCTCGTCGCCTCCCTGCCCGAGGGGCTCGACACCGTCGTCGGCGAACGCGGTTACCGGCTCTCCGGCGGTGAGCGGCAGCGCATGACGATCGCCCGGCTGCTGCTGGCCCGCCCTCGCGTCGTCATCCTCGACGAGGCCACCGCCCACCTCGACAACACCTCGGAGGCGGCCGTCCAGGAAGCCCTCGCCGAAGCCCTCGACGGACGTACCGCCCTGGTCATCGCCCACCGCCTCTCCACCGTCCGCACCGCCGACCGCATCCTCGTCGTGGAGGAGGGCCGCATCGTCGAACAGGGCACCCACGCCGGCCTGCTGGCCCGCGAGGGCCGCTACGCCGAGCTGTACCGCACCCAGTTCGCCCCCGCAGCCGGCGGGGTGTCCGTCGGCTGACCCGCGGGACGTGCCGCCGGGCCGCCGGGAACGTACGGTGGCGACCGTGACCGCCGGACCGGCGAAGGAGCGAGGAATGAGCGAGACCCCGGGCGAGCGCCCCGTCCCCGAACTGATCGACGACCGGCCGGCGGGCATGCTCCGCGCCGTCGCCGGCGACGAGGTGATCGGGCACATCCAGTACCTCGTCCTGGAGACCCCCGAGGCCGCCCTCGCCCCGGTCCACACCATCGTGGACCCGGGCCACGAGGGGCAGGGCGTCGGCTCCGCCCTGGCCGCCGAGTTCTACGCCATGGCCGACCGCGAGGGGGTGGCCGTCGCCCCGCTCTGCCCCTACGTCGCCCGGTGGGCCGAGCGCCACCCCGACCAGGCGGCGCCCGCCTCCGAGGAACTGCTCGCGGCGGCCCGCGCCAAGGTGGCGGAGGACCCCGCCCTCTGGTGAACCTCGCCCGGCCCCGGCCCCGCACCGGCCGGTGACCGTACGCTCGGCGGATGCTCACCCTGCTGCACACCTCACCCGTGCACATCCCCGTCTTCGACGCCCTGCGGGACCGGCACCGGCCCGGCCTGCCCCTGCGCCATGTGGTCGAGCCGGAACTGCTCGACCGCGCCCGGCGGGAGGGGCCCGCCGCCGTGGCCGCGGAGATCGCCGGGGTGGTGCGGCGGGCCGCCGCCGACGGCGCGGGGGCCGTCCTGTGCACCTGCTCGACGCTGGGGGCCGTCGCCGAGACGGTGGCCGCGCCCGTCCCGGTCCTCCGGGTCGACCGGCCGATGGCCGAGGCGGCCGCGGACCACGCGGGGGACGGGCGGATCACCGTGGTGGCCGCGCTCGCCGCCACCCTCGGCCCCACCGCCGACCTGGTCGCCGAGGTCGCCCGCCGCGCCGGACACCGGCCCCGCCTCACCACCCTGCTGGTCCCGGGCGCCTGGGACCTCTTCGAGGCGGGCGACACCGCCGGGTACCACCGGGCCGTCGCCGGCGCGGTCGCTGGGCTCACCGGGACCGACGCCGTGGTGCTCGCCCAGGCGTCGATGGAACCGGCCCGCGCCCTCCTCCCCGCCGCGCCGCGGGTCTTCGCCAGCCCCGGCCCGGGCTTCGCGGCCGCCGCTTCGGCCGTCACCGGCGAACCCGGTCCCCCGAACGGATGAGTGGGCGCGCGGACGCCGGGTAGCCGTGGGACACATCAGGAGCCGGAACCCTTCCGGCGCCGCCCGTCCACGCCCGCTCCGGGCGCAGGCCGCACGGCGGGGCGTCCACGCCCGGCAGCGCCGGGCCGCCCCGCCCGGCCGCCCCGGCTGGAGGACACGATGACCCACCCGTACCCCGACCCCGTCCCCCCGGCGCCGCCGGGCCCGCAGCCCGTACCGCCGGGGCCCGACCGGCCCGACCCGGTGCCACCGGCACCGAAGCCGGTACCGACGCCTCCGGGGCCCGGCCGCCCCGACCCGGTGCCGCCCGTCCCGCCGCCTGACCCCGGCCCGCTGCCGGGCCCGGGCCCGGCCCCGGGCGGCCCCACTCCGGGCCCGGGGCCCGGCGATCCGGGGCCGCTGCCCGAACCCCCGCCCGCCCCGGCGCCCTACCCCGATCCGGCGCCGCCGGAGCCCGAACCGGACCCGCGCTGAACCGCGGCCGGCCCGGCACCCTGGGTACTCCGCGGGTGCCGGGCCGGCCGCGTGCCCGGGTGGCTCAGTCCTCCCGCGTCTCGCTGCGGTCGCCGCCCCACAGCGTGTGGAAGACACCCTCCCCGTCGGTCCTGCGGTAGGTGTGTGCCCCGAAGTAGTCGCGCTGGCCCTGCACCAGCGCGGCCGGCAGCCGCTCGGCCCGCAGCGCGTCGTAGTACGCGAGCGCGGCCGCGAACCCCGGGACCGGCACCCCCTGCCGGGCGGCCTCGGCGACCACGGCCCGCCAGTCGTCCTGGGCCTCGCCGATCTCACGGGCGAAGGTCTCGTCGGAGAGCAGCGAGGGCAGGTCCCCCCGCCCGTCGTAGGCCGCCCGGACGCGGTCCAGGAACGCGGCCCTGATGATGCAGCCGGCCCGCCAGATCGCCGCCACCGCCCCCGGGTCCACCTCCCAGCCGTACTCCTCGCTGCCCGCCCGGATCTCGTGGAACCCCTGCGTGTACGAGACCAGCTTGGAGGCGTACAGAGCCTGCTCCACCTGGTCCGCGAAGCGCGCCGCAGCCGCCTCGCCGAGCGGCGCCGGAGTGGGGCCGGGCAGTGAGCGGGAGGCCCGGCGCAGCCCGGCGTGGCCCGAGAGCGACCGGGCGAAGACCGCCTCCGCGATTCCCGGCACCGGCACCCCGAGGTCCAGCGCCGCCTGCACCGTCCACCGTCCGGTGCCCTTCTGCTCCGCCTGGTCCAGCACCACGTCGACGAACGGCTCGCCGGTCCGCTCGTCGACGTGCGCGAGCACCTCGGCGGTGATCTCGATGAGGTACGAGTCCAGCCGCCCGGTGTTCCACCGGCGGAAGATCTCCGCGATCCGGGCCGGTCCGTACCCGGCGACGTCCCGCAGCAACTGGTACGCCTCCGCGATGAGCTGCATGTCGGCGTACTCGATGCCGTTGTGGACCATCTTGACGAAGTGACCGGCACCGTCCGGACCCATGTACGCCGTGCAGGGCGCGCCGTCGTCGGCCTCGGCCGCGATGCGCTCCAGCATCGGCCCGAGCGCCCGGTACGACTCGGCAGAGCCGCCCGGCATGATCGACGGTCCGCGCAGCGCGCCCTCCTCGCCGCCGGAGACGCCGGTGCCGACGAAGTGGATGCCGCGCTCGCGCAGCGCCTTCTCGCGGCGCCGGGTGTCCTCGAAGTGCGCGTTGCCCCCGTCGATGATCATGTCGCCCTCCTCCAGGAGCGGGGCGAACTCCTCGATCACCGCGTCGGTCGGCGCGCCGGCCTTCACCATCACCAGCACCCGCCGGGGCCGCTCCAGGGACTCCACCAGCTCCTCGGGGGTGGAGGCCGGCAGGAAGGCGCCCTCCTCGCCGAACTCGGAGACCAGGGCCTCGGTCCTGGCGGCGGTGCGGTTGTGCACCGCGACGGTGTAGCCGTTCCGGGCGAAGTTCCGCGCCAGGTTGCGGCCCATCACCGCGAGCCCGGTGACACCGATCTGGGCCGTCCCACTGGTCTGCGCTGTCTCACTCATGACGTCTCTCTCACACGATCGGGAAAGGAGCCGGGTACGGGGCGCGCGGCAGGGCCGCCGAGGTCCGGCGGGCCGGGCCGTCGCCGTCCCGGTCAGTATCGGCGCGCGGCCGCGGGTCCGCGCGCCCGGCGCCGTCTGCCCCGCGGCCGGGCCCGCCACACGCCGGGACCGTCCGCGGGGGCGCCCGACGGCATGTGCCGACGGCACGGTGCCGGAGGAGGGGCGCCGCTCGCTCCCGGTGAGGGCCCGGGTGCCGCGTGCGCCCGTCGTGCGCCCCCTTGTCACGGAGCGTTCGTGCCCGTTACGTTCGGGGCTTCACACCACGCCCGGCCGGGGCGGGCCCCGGACGCGCAGAGTCAAGGGGGGCCTGTCATGGCCGTACGCGGACGTCACCGGCGCCGACAGCAGAGAAGATTCAACCGGGCGTCACTCACCGTCACGGCCAGCGGCGCGGGACTCGCCTTACCGCTGGTCGCGGCCGGTACCGCCGACGCCGCCTCCGCGGACACCTGGGCCAAGGTCGCCGCCTGCGAATCCTCGGGCGACTGGAGCGTCAACACCGGCAACGGCTACTACGGCGGCCTCCAGTTCAAACAGTCGACCTGGGAGGCGTACGGCGGTAGTGCCTACGCGGGCCGGGCCGACCTCGCGACCAAGGACCAGCAGATCGCGGTCGCCGAGAAGGTGCTCGACGGCCAGGGGCCGGGTGCCTGGCCCGCCTGCTCGCAGAAGGCCGGGCTGACCCGGGGCGGCCCCGCACCGGTGGCGCCGGAGGCCGCCCCGGCGCCCCGGCCCGCCACGTCGCAGGCGGCGACGCCGACCACCACCCCGCAGTCCAAGGCGGGCACCGCCGAGATGTACACCGTGGTCCGCGGCGACACGCTCTCCCAGATCGCCGACGATCAGCGGGTCAAGGGCGGCTGGCAGCGGCTGTACCAGGCCAACCGCGCCCAGGTGGGCGCCGACCCCGACCTGATCGTCCCGGGCCAGCGCCTCCAGCTCAAGCCCGGTGCCACCGCCACGCCCCAGAGCCGCCCCGCCCCGAAGGCCAAGGACCGGACGGGGCCGGAGCCGACCGGGAAGCCGGCGGCCGAGAAGGCGGCCGACACCGCGCGGGCGAAGGCCGTGGCGGCCAGGAAGGCGGCGGAGGCGAAGAAGGCCGAGGAAGCGAAGAAGGCCGAGGAGGCGAAGAAGGCCGAGGAGGGCCGCAAGGCGGCGGCAGCCAAGAAGGCCGAGCAGGCGGCGGCCGCCAAGAAGGCGGAAGCGGCCAGGAAGGCCGAGCAGGCGAAGAAGGCCGCCGCTCCCCGCACCACCCTGAGCTCTCCGGTGGACGCCGGACCGAGCACCCCCTACCGCGCCTCCGGGGCGTCGTGGTCGAAGGGGTACCACACCGGGGTCGACTTCCCCGTCCCCACCGGTACCAGCGTCAAGGCCGCCGCCTCCGGCACCGTGGTCTCGGCGGGCTGGGGCGGCTCCTACGGCTACCAGGTCGTCATCAAGCACGCGGACGGCAAGTACTCGCAGTACGCCCACCTCTCCGCGCTCACCGTCCGCGGCGGGCAGAGCGTGCAGGCCGGGCAGCGCATCGCCCGTTCCGGCTCGACCGGCAACAGCACCGGACCCCACCTGCACTTCGAGGTGCGCACGGGGCCCGGCTTCGGCAGCGACATCGACCCGCTCGCCTACCTCAGGGGAGGCGGGGTCAAGGTCTGACGGACGCCCCGGCCCGGTTCAGCGGTGCCGCGCGGCCTGCGGCTTTCCGGCAGCCTCACCGGAGCCGGGGGAGTCCGGGTCCGCACCGGACCGCGCCGGGGTGGCCAGGCGGTCCTGCATGCGCTCCGTGGTGAGCAGGATGAGGCCGCCGGCCGCCACCACCCCGCAGCTCAGCGCGAGGACGGTACCGGCCGTGCCGTACCGGAAACCCTCTCCGAAGAGCACCAGGCCCACGGCTGCCGCGGCCACCGGATTGACCACCGTCACCGTGGCCAGTGGCGCGGCCAGACCCGCGCCCCGGTACGACGCCTGGGAGAGGAGCAGGCCGCCGGCGGCCAGGACCGCCACCACCGCGAGGTCGGGGAGCTGCCCGAGGACTCCGCGGTCCCCGAGCGCCTGCGTGACGATCTTGGTGAAGACCGAGGCGATACCGAAGGCCACGCCCCCCGCCGCGGCCAGCAGTCCGCCCCGTACCGCAGGGTGCCGGTGCACCGCCAGCGCCGCCCCGGCCAGGACCGCCACCACCGAGCCGGTGACCACCACCAGCACGGTCCGCTCGGTGGCGTCCGGACCGCCGGTCCCGGCCGAACCGGTGAGCGCCAGCAGCCCGGCCAGCCCGGCCGTGGCCATCAGCGCGCCCCGCCACGCCGTGGTCCCGGCCCGGCGCCCGAGCAGCGCCGCCATCGGCAGCGCGAAGACTATGGTCAGCGCCCCCAGCGGCTGCACCAGCGTGAGCGGCCCGAAGGCGAGCGCCAGGACGTGCAGGACGGCACCGGCGCCGTTCAGCGCCACCGCGCCCCACCAGGCGAGACGCCGCCAGGGGACGAACGCCGGGCCCTGTTCGCCGGCCACCCGCTCCTGCACGATCGCCCCGGCCGCGTAGGCCACCGCGGAGGCCAGGCACAGGAGGGCGGACAGCGTGAGGTCGTTCATTCGATCGGCTCCCGGAGCAGCGCCGCCCCCTGTCAGCCGGCATCCTGCCGGGCAGTCTGCCGGTGGGCGGGGCCCGTGTCGTCGTTCCACGGAGGCCATCGCGTCCACTGCCGCTGGAGTGGACGAGGCCGCGGATCGTCCCGTCCGGTGCGGGCGGCCACCCGCCCTCCGGCGACCGGCACCCGCTCCTCTTCAGTCT
This window encodes:
- a CDS encoding sensor histidine kinase yields the protein MSRTRRTFQERLSVQGWVRLVLVAMVVVVLGCTAVAGALLSRANDRTNELVDRIQPARSIAFQLQKSLLDQETGVRGYVLTGDTSFLTPYAEGRKDERAQVARIERYIGGDARFAQDVERIEKSAAKWRREQAEPLIAAVREGGPQAATAVDVTESKLQFDYIRDLFEAQQSHLEEARAATRAELDEARSVRDIMLVVVLVFFVLAVVVLALLLHRMVGRPLNRMLVASERVREGDFDRRIEVGGPSDLAAVGGAVEAMRRRLVDELVAGRGREALLSGQADELRRSNAELEQFAYVASHDLQEPLRKVASFCQLLEKRYSAQLDDRGRQYIDFAVDGAKRMQVLINDLLTFSRVGRVGDAWQQTSLDGALDRALGNLELAIEENGALVVRDAPLPEVSGDPTTLAMLWQNLIGNALKFRRPDVPSRIVVDCVREDDDTWHLSVTDNGIGIAPEFSEKVFVIFQRLHAKDAYGGTGIGLALCRKIVEFHGGRIWLEPVTGAGEDGDAGTAQGTRVHFTLPATATGSRSDLLTPATTSLPGDGQ
- a CDS encoding response regulator, yielding MTTPAQPIEVLLVEDDPGDELMTREAFEDNKIRNTLHVVRDGEEALDFLYRRGAYPEAPRPDLILLDLNLPKYDGRQVLAQIKADAELALIPVVVLTTSSAEEDILRSYKLHANAYVTKPVDLDQFIAAVKQIDDFFVTVVRLPGRS
- a CDS encoding ATP-binding protein is translated as MNEQVTMDTGFPFAAADSVEPLRQAVEFDGEPGCIARARHVASRFLQQLQAEWLAVPRPRLGDDLLLVVSELVTNAERHSHGPYVLELEGTDTHLSVSVYDSSSALPRWYEPDPTRLGGHGLEIVRAVADRVTAERVPVGKRVTAAFALPPRAAV
- a CDS encoding STAS domain-containing protein translates to MSSAQSSPRPADRSLQIRQRPEGGGIVVSLGGDLDLENITPLGPALSDAAASVSGPVVVDLSGVGFADSSTVNVFLQAYGAIGPRLRFAALSPFVERLFGLIGLQSALPVHETVAEALAAPLPAPDGDRAP
- a CDS encoding AEC family transporter; amino-acid sequence: MTGVLEGFAVIGALIAVGYLVGRTHVLGEQGGPVLTRLAFHVASPALLFTTLAQADLGALTSPALLVTAVSTLLVAGVYIVVGALRHWGTGPTTIGALCAGYVNAGNLGIPIAVYVLGDATLIAPVLLFQLLVVSPLALTVIDLSRPGARTSPLAVVTAPLRNPVVLGSLAGVAVAAAGIRVPAPVLDPVELMGAMAVPAVLLAFGISLRGATLPARGPERGQVLLAVGLKTAGQPVAAWAVGAGVFGLAGPALLAVVVTSALPAAQNLFTYASRYDTGVRLAREAVLLSTVLAVPALVAVAVLLG
- a CDS encoding aldo/keto reductase → MTGPIPPLAPTVRLRHGAQMPRLGFGTYPLDDTEAEHAVATAVENGYRLIDTAALYGNEIGVGRGMRGGGVARDELFVTSKLTKGQQGAGTRRAVEESCARLGTDHLDLYLIHWPDPVQDAYVETFRTLADLMGEGTLKAVGVSNFKPHHLDRVIETTGVVPDVNQIQLSPYHTRDAARAHHEKLGIVTEAWSPLGRDGTVFAEEPVRRAAERHGRTPAQIVLRWHVQQGIVPVPKSGHSERMRENLDVFGFELTEAELDEISGLDRGEASADDSDVIAH
- a CDS encoding sulfite exporter TauE/SafE family protein, whose product is MDPITPGAFALLAAAALLVGFSKTSVSGANTISLAVFAAVLPAKESTGVLLPLLIVGDVCAVLVYRRHAHWPTLWRLFPAVAAGVLAGTTFLAVADDGAVRTSIGAILLVMSALTYWRRRQAARPRAAPAPAAPEPAAPEAAGVAAGSAAPGTGEAPGTGRGARLKARTYGVLGGFTTMVANAGGPVMSLYLLSAGFRKLGFLGTSAWFFLIVNTSKVPFSVGLGLIDGPSLLLDAVLVLLVVPGALLGRALAHRINQVLFERLVLAATVAGGVQLLLLG